The proteins below are encoded in one region of Helianthus annuus cultivar XRQ/B chromosome 2, HanXRQr2.0-SUNRISE, whole genome shotgun sequence:
- the LOC110888374 gene encoding uncharacterized protein LOC110888374, with translation MIVRNDTSRFRVVCKGFNPKLVKAETEAKDGAVAEDVTNIWGKTKAKGQEVEDVTVGGISGSKLNVGGISGSSLNAGVGWLAREIEGTIRINPTIPLKSLQDMIQKKFQVEVTVMQMFRARSQATKRVQGDYNVQYTMLRDYCEELLRANPGTTIKIEIAGRNLLGLDGCLMKGPYPGQVLTAVGIDANNGIYPVAYALVESESKASWTWFLMCLGDDLGLDPNSYFTFISDRQKGIIPAIEKVYPKVEHRFYLRHIHENMKPRWKGDVYKDLLWSCASVLTTRCWENAMKAVEEKDKDLHDWLKEIPPRHWSRSHFSGRAKCDVLLNNLCEVFNRQLVYGRDKPIITCLEFSREYLMKKVVVVKKLIAKCNGPLTPAATRIFDAIKFEASKYTCIWTGGTKYQVSHGLDQRVVNLGERTCSCRKWDLIGMPCKHAMAAIWNQGLHGGGEPIPERWVDQAY, from the exons ATGATAGTAAGAAATGATACATCTAGGTTTCGTGTAGTGTGTAAGGGGTTCAATCCTAAACTGGTCAAGGCTGAAACAGAGGCAAAAGATGGGGCTGTTGCTGAAGATGTAACAAACATTTGGGGTAAAACAAAAGCAAAAGGGCAGGAAGTTGAAGATGTGACAGTTGGGGGTATATCTGGAAGTAAATTAAATGTTGGGGGTATATCTGGAAGTTCATTAAATGCTGGGG TCGGTTGGTTGGCTAGGGAGATAGAAGGTACTATTCGGATTAATCCTACTATTCCACTCAAATCCTTACAAGATATGATACAAAAGAAGTTCCAGGTAGAAGTTACTGTAATGCAGATGTTTAGGGCTAGGTCTCAGGCAACAAAGAGAGTTCAAGGTGATTATAATGTTCAATATACAATGCTTAGAGACTACTGTGAAGAATTGCTTAGGGCTAATCCTGGTACAACAATAAAAatagag ATAGCTGGTAGAAATTTGTTGGGTCTAGATGGATGTTTGATGAAGGGGCCTTATCCAGGGCAGGTCTTAACTGCAGTTGGTATAGATGCAAACAATGGCATCTACCCGGTAGCCTATGCATTGGTTGAGTCAGAATCTAAAGCTTCATGGACATGGTTTTTGATGTGCTTGGGAGATGATCTAGGGCTGGATCCCAACTCATATTTCACCTTCATAAGTGATAGGCAGAAG GGTATAATACCAGCAATAGAAAAGGTGTATCCAAAGGTTGAACATAGGTTCTACCTAAGGCATATACATGAGAATATGAAACCAAGATGGAAGGGTGATGTCTACAAAGATTTGTTATGGAGCTGTGCTAGTGTCCTTACAACAAGATGTTGGGAAAATGCAATGAAGGCAGTTGAGGAAAAAGATAAAGACTTACATGACTGGTTGAAAGAAATTCCTCCAAGGCATTGGTCTAGATCTCATTTCAGTG GTAGGGCAAAGTGTGATGTTCTCTTAAACAATCTGTGTGAGGTCTTCAATAGGCAACTGGTGTATGGTAGGGACAAACCTATCATCACTTGTCTTGAATTCAGTAGGGAATACCTAATGAAAAAGGTTGTGGTTGTCAAAAAGCTAATTGCCAAGTGTAATGGTCCTTTAACACCTGCTGCTACTAGGATCTTTGATGCAATCAAGTTTGAAGCCTCAAAGTACACTTGCATTTGGACTGGAGGAACAAAGTATCAGGTCAGTCATGGGTTAGATCAAAGGGTTGTTAATCTTGGTGAAAGGACATGCTCATGCAGGAAATGGGACCTTATTGGTATGCCTTGCAAGCACGCAATGGCTGCAATCTGGAATCAGGGTTTACATGGAGGTGGGGAACCCATACCAGAAAGGTGGGTTGATCAAGCATACTGA